The following is a genomic window from Lycorma delicatula isolate Av1 chromosome 6, ASM4794821v1, whole genome shotgun sequence.
TTGGCAGTATCGGTAttagtaaaatactatttaatgtttgttattatatataaaaatgtattttattactatttttctttcttattatacaaatattgtaAGCTTGCTATTGCTTATATACTCATTAGATTAATacaaatttcttagaaaaaaagaagtaataagaaTGGGTAAACTGCATCCCTTAATATCCAATGATTCCTGGAACTTCTCAGTGTCATAGGGTTTTGTAAGGAGTGAAGCTAAATACAAAATGAGCAACATAAAAATGAACCCATAATGTAACCGCTGCTGATCGGTAGATTATgttggaattaaattttatgaatgatacagataaattaaataagaaaaacataaaacgtaatttaaatattgcatttatttaccttattgttacaaaagatgttcagaATGATCACCCTATTGAACTTTTCTGCTTGACTGATCATACTGAGAGTCACTGATGCAAAACATTGTCAATTGTgttatttcttgttgaatgttcaccttcagttcacaGACactgtggggattagatgcaaaaaccctctcctttaagtagccccaaaggaaaaaaaatcgCAGGTAGACAACTCTGGGAAATGTGGAAGCCACCGTCCTCTACTGACAGCTTGTTCATTTGTGAAAAGCATGTACATGATTCAGTGAAACATTTGATGCTGATACATTGCTCCAGCTTGTTGGAAGGAGCTGTTGTACTCTCTTTCATTATCAAataattgcgcatagaattcataaaaaattgtgaCGTAAACTTGTGTAgtgacagtccggtcaaaaaatattggtcctaCTCTACGATTACCAGAAACGGCAcatcaaacaccaattttctcattctAAAGTGGATGCTCAAATATCGAGGATTCCTTGCCATCCAATACGTGGTGTTCTGTGAATTAACACCGTCAGATAtatgaaaccatgcctcgtctgacatgaaatacaacatcgggtctatctgtccaccaataatgttttcgagaagccagctgcaataatcaagtcgtttcagTTCATCTGCCACCTTCAGTTGTTACACAGCtgtaacgcggtatggtttcaattttaattcatgaagaattttacaagaatatgtatatttaacaccagattgttgagATAACttgtataatgatttttttggactggcagtaattctcctttcaatatcagcaatggccagatgtaatgaattacttcatttccatgctttacgtacgcttttaattttaacaaatttttttgcatcttacatcttcaattatttgcttacatattttaatttttgaattccattttaattttttatttattttaaatttggtattttatttaactttaattaaatttatttaatccccttcctatttccctttcccccttcctcttttcttttttccattttccttttccccgtttcccttttttctttttcccattttccccttcttccattttacctttttcaatttttttctatttcccttttatgatttttccctttctcccttcttccctgtgcataaatcggtccagtagtttttttagtctataccgaacacacatatcggaaacattgcaatgtaatcgtaaaatatttaatgtaacatattgcttttacatccaacagatagcgctattaacataaaatttagttttttatcgatttgaaccccttaaaatcaaaattttgcaaaatcctttcttagtgcacgcctacttaagatacgaaggtaccctgaaaatttcaagtctctacccataatagttttggttgtacgttgattatgagtctgtgaatcagtcaggacattctcttttatataagagcaGAATTAAGTAAAAGAAAGTCAATTAGGATAATATCTGgctttcattgtaaaatatcttATGCAAGGAGAATTTTTGATACTATCTAGCTTtagaaaattgttgtattttatttaagtcttccttgtaattttatttatttaccatctaCTTcctaaaaaaatagacaaaagagAGAACTGAACCACCTGGGGTGCTGCTactaaatgttgattttttaatcagTTGATTGGATGATTTAAGGATTCAGGTTTTTCAGggagcatttttaaaaatattgtcctCATTGTAGATTTAAGTTTGGCTAAAATATGATCCtggattttataaaagaaaagacaaatttattgttattctgtaATTAGTATTACAGTGAGTATATGTGTAtatggatgaattttttttatgtacatttttttatttcattttaggcCAACAAAACTAGGAACCAAAGGACCTACTTTCTGTAATGGTAGTCTTCCGTTTAATGATACCGCTTTAGATGATATAAAAgatgatttaaatgaatattgGACTGATGTTGAGCTGGGtggtaaacataaaaaagatgGATTTTGGAGGCATGAATGGGTAAAACATGGTACATGTGCGTCTGCTTTAGAAACTCTTAATTCtgaagaaaagtattttaaacaggCTTTAGCTTGGTTAAATGACTATAATATGATGCAGGTATTGATGTTTGAACAAATTCATCCGACTAAGACAGCAGTCGGTTATGATGCTGTTTCTATCGCTAAAGCAGTGAATGATGCTGTCGGAAAGAATCCCTTTATTCATTGCGTTCATGATACGGTaagttttatgattttgtttattaaaatattatgataaaaatttagataaaaaggATTGAAAAGATTCAATTTCAATCAGaggtttaaaattcttttttagagCATTGAACCTCGattcacttattatttttcaaaaagttaatatGAACTAATAAGTATATCCTGAGCATAGAAGCTCTTCAGATGCCATGTTTGCTGCAGTGTAGTTGTTAATATTACATGTATTCCCTGTgctaaaatggttttttttgtttgaattttctagcgtttaaaaaaatttgaatggcaaATGAGGAGTATGCTCAGCATAGTTGATatacaattcataaaattatttgttcaattttCATTCTGCAATAATAGTCCTTATCATGCATATATACTACCATtaagatttctttctttattataagtttatacaATAATAGATGCATATATAACatgtaactataaatatatacaatcatAGTATTGTTTTTCTGAAAGCATAAAACATTtactcataaatttttaaatcttcctttcgtacatcaaatttttttacctcatATTTTGAGGTAAGTgttcgaaaattaaaaattgtttattgcagtaataaaaaatatgttgttcgAAATTCTGTAATTgtgcataaaacatttttttatccagaaacatattaatttttaaaaaagtgttgtttgaatatatacattactttttattactgttccatgaattattttgaaaataaagaactaCAATACATCATTTCTATTtactaaaagtattaataaaaatttagagcaGCTAGAGGTCATCAGAGTGAATGGGATTAGGCAATATCACATTAGATCAATAGatcctatttaaaaaagtaggtaaaatttttctaaataaatgtatGACGCTGGCCTCAATAatgcaagtggtagcgtctcagcctttcattttgaatcccggtcagccatggcattttcatacacgctacaaatcattcatctcatctctgaagcaatacctaacagtggtcccagatattaaaaaaaaaataagttctaaGAGTTTTTCTTAGATTGAAAGCAGTATATTTCCTCACTTCTTAACTTCTTCCCTGCCTCttgaattgtttcatttttacaacTACTATTGACtcaaattacactgataaacataatttttgtttcttaacatgcAATGCAtggttttaatctaatttttaatgctgaagatgaatatgaagtcagaatctttctatcacccacgtattgaaaatatttttaattttaaagatttttttcattttccaacgTATAGTTAGCGTTATatgctcctatattgtattttgttagctcattttttattgtttaattttattaacataatttgtaagctataaataatatatatgtacctCACAGTGATAATATTCTTGTTTCTGAGCCACGTGTGAATgcatgtttcaaaagcagcgatgaagaatcaggcagtactaaagaagacaacaatgattttgattttgaattatcttcattAACCCGCATCTTAAATCACAAGGTGAATTAGATGACTTGGTCagggatttaaatttaacacaaaataaagttgaactgttaggatcaagattgcaaggttggaatttacttttaaaaaaaaatacaaaaatttcaggttttCAAAGTCagcaaaaaaaactttctcagttctttactgatgaaaataatttggtttattgcacaaatattgatgagcttatgttgtacttggacaagttcataaacctgagggcTGGCGCCTTTCATAGTTCATCCAAGTATACTTTAAAAGCAGTTCTACTATACAactgtaacaaatatcctttgataccaattgcttatggtattaatttaagAGATATGTGacgtgatgaaagacgttcttgaaaaaataagttataaaaaacatagctagaacacatgtggtgatttgaaagttatatctattttgttaggcatgcttataggctatactaagtgcatttgttttctctttttaccaaagagtggaagaaacgagaaaacttaactccaaatgggaaaaatattattcatgagcccttagttgaacccaaaaaaaatgtttttaccccctctccatatcaagatagaactaatgaaaaatttggtaaaagcaatgaagaaggatagtacATCAGGatctggatttttgtacatcaggcagaaattttcaatgtaagtgaagtaaaaattaagaaggaatatttgttggtcctcagataagagagttggtcaaagattatgtatttaactccaagttaaataatgtagaaagtgcagcttgggcttcatttaaagacattcaCAAacgttttctcggcaaacaaaaatccatcaattaccacgatatttttaatcaatttcttatttcatacagagctattggatgtaatatatctgaaaatacatttcctccacttacATCCGGATTTTTTCCAAGACAACCTTGAAGACGTAAGTGATAAACACGGAGAATATTTCTACAAATACATTTTAGTAAttgaaagccgctataaagggaaatgaaatACTATTATGCTAGCCcattactgttggatattaattcgggatgtgcatgaggctatttataaaagaaaagcatcagcgaaatcattctaacacaggtatggccatgcaaaattataaattttacagattttaactatatttttccttaatttttttgaatagcaatctatttaaaactaaggatgacagaaaaattgtatttacagatctgtaatgtatacaaaaaagcaattcaagaaattgtatcacacttagagaaacattaaaaaaaactttaagtctATTAGTGTTATGGTTGGGTTATGGATAGTGATTTTGAATTAAACAGTAACAATGATGATGATCAAAACATCAAAATTGCCAGCTATTAGTTAATAGTAGCTGTAAAATATCATTTGAAGACTATACCATTcactgaaaattcttttttttaaacaaatataccaAATAAGGAGAAGGACAAttgaattctgtttttttctgtttattattatgaagCAAATACTATGCATTCAGTTGTGAATGCAGATAGCTCAATATCAATGTTCACTTGTTCCAGTcataaccgatgtttaggtagcttagtggttCTACTTTAATGCCATCTAAATAGgtattaatacagtaataataataataacaataatcattaaaaataataataatttatttctgtaataaagtaatataataaaacaaaaatatgcaataaatacaaatatagtaaaagaatatagagaaaaattgtatttttattaacaatttctgtaaaactgggAAACCAACAAACGGTTTTCATTGCTgctaaaacttctggaagatttgCCCGGTTGATGTCTTCACTGTTGTCACTATCATTACCGTCGTTGTCATTACCTGTCTCCTACAGGTAATGACAACGACGGTAATCCatttctgctagtactgaagccaCTACATCATCATCTGTTATAGTTTCATGCTcttctaaatctttgtcaacctcttgataatcttcaaacaatgcacTTGATAACATTTGGTTTTGCAGACTATTACCCCATTTTGCTAGAGATTTTTCTTCGCATGCGATGTCAGTAACTTTCCCAGCCTGTGGTAAAAATCCTGCATgtcgaaagcaatttttttacagtcagcagagaaacctcattccatgatctttctaacataattataacaTCCAGAATgttatttgtgtttcctttttttatctaaattctgTATCGTTTGTAAAATTGgaggttttttttgtaattgacttTTACCGACTTGATCACGCCTTGATCCAAGGGCTGTAAGACTGTTGTTATTTTTCGGTGGTAAGAAAACTAACTTTATACACAAAAAGATTTTCAACATGTTGATGAGCCGGACAGTTGTCAATGAGTAGTAGtgttttgtcattttcaatctttaattcacaatcCCATTTTCGTAACAAAGACATAAAGATATCACTTGTCATCCAAGCTCTCTTGTTACTTTCATACataacttacttacttacttaacATAACTTACTTtcattagtttaactagtcatgcatcaaaaatcttaactagaattctatacagaagaattgagaggagagtggaagaagtgttaggagaagaccattttggtttcaggaaaagtagagggacaagggaagcaattttaggcctcagattaatagtagaaggaagattaaagaaaaacaaaccaacatacttggcttttatagacctagaaaaggcattcgataacgtagactggaataaaatgctcagcattttaaaaaaattagggttcaaatacagagatagaagaacaattgctaacatgtacaggaaccaaacagcaacagtaataattgaagaacataagaaagaagccgtaataagaaagggagtccgacaaggatgttccctatctccgttactttttaatctttacatggaactagcagttaatgatgttaaagaacaatttagattcggagtaacagtacaaggtgaaaagataaagatgctacgatttgctgatgatatagtaattctagccgagagtaaaaaggatttagaagaatcaatgaacggAATagttgaagtcctacgcaagaactatcgcgtgaaaataaacaagaacaaaacaaaagtaatgaaatgtagtagaaataacaaagatggaccgctgaatgtgaaaataggaggagaaaagattatggaggtagaagaattttgttatttgggaagtagaattactaaagatggacgaagcaggagcgatataaaatgccgaatagcacaagcgaaacgagccttcagtaagaaatataatttgtttacatcaaaaattaatttaaatgtcaggaaaagatttttgaaagtatatgtttggagtgtcgctttatatggaagtgaaacttggacgatcagagtatctgagaagaaaagattagaagcttttgaaatgcggtgctataggagaatgttaaaaatcagacgggtggataaagtgacaaatgaagaggtattgcggcaaatagatgaagaaagaagcatttggaaaaatatagttaaaagaagagacagacttataggccacatactacggcatcctggaatagtcgctttaatattggaaggacaggtagaaggaaaaaattgtgtaggcaggccacgtctggaatatttaaaacaaattgttagggatgtaggatgtagagggtatattgaaatgaaacgactagcactagaaagggaatcttggagagctgcatcaaaccagtcaaatgattcaagacaaaaaaaaaaaatcatacataacaggaagcaatttcaaatttttaaaacattaatgtttaGTACTTTTCTCTATAaccagaattttttgttttgtcagtTCCAGTCATATTTGTAGGGCAATTAGTGctgttagtctttcttttgatcATTTTCCCCCGAACATGTTTCGCCTTTAAACCAAAGGGCTCTTTCTGacgtcattttaaaaaaagaccagATTTATcagcattataaatattttaatctgagtagccctcttttaattttggtcaaatggtttctagccatttttctgGCACACCGGTTGGAGCTGCTGCAGCCTCATTGCTTATTCTCCCTGACACAATATCATGATGCTGACAGAGCTATTCtatccaagctgaagttattttgcatgatttactgaatttttcagaaaaactgTTCACCTTAGTTTGCAATATAGGGCCCTTAATAGAGATATCACTAGCCCTCTGGtctttaaaccattttaacagtGCTTGGTCTATTTCATCATGTTGACTAggaatttttttgaattcatagaatttgtttcaacatttttcttaaaaattaaaaaaaatgttgaaacaacctctatcgtgaatgttttttgcaaaatcataattaaatcactattaacaactgaatgtggctgcttcagtttacaatttGGTACAAGAAGAAGATAAGAATAACAAGAACTATAGTACATATGtaggtaaaaaggaaaatgtgactcattttaatcatcaaaatatttctgtagctacaatatAGATACACTATGTTACCGACGAGTCACTTCTGTCCGTCACTctaagcgataaaatgttgcattgcagtagaaaaaataagtcataataatcGATATGTCACTACAACCAACATAATTACAAACACTATAAATGGtactgtgtatgtatgtatgtatgtatgtgtacatttattttgtttcttatttgtttttgtagTAATATCTTGGAATTCCATATTTGATTGATACCTTAGTATTGTATCAATCAAAGGATAGACACAATATGGCAGTGATATTACTGAACTATCTGTGAGTTTGCCCAGAGTTTGAACTTATCCCTTCCCcagtaagattttaaaattaatatctgtctttttattatttatttattcacttatttaatctTAAGTAAAGAAAATGTTGTGCATGATCATTTAAACCAGTAAATATTTActctgatttctttttattttgtataacaattCAAAGAATCATAAAAATGATGCAAATGATGTCTCAGTTGTGTATCCTTCATTTGAATGATTTTGAGCTATTTTGAGAAACACAGTAAATGTAAAACAACaatgttttgtaataaacttGTGTTAGAAGTGTCAAACTCACAGATTCAGGATATAATATTTCTACCgcaatatatatcataaaataaaaaacttgtttttaagatatcttaTGGTGGAAAAAACTGAGTTGTACGTACTACTAaagcttgttattttttatattattgatttgaattacaATTCATTTGAAGGTAACCTataggaattaaagaaaataaaacaaaagataatttacTTTCATCTGTTTATTTGGTAGTCCAAATTCAACGTtataactgtgttaaaaaatattataaaaattagtattcaaGTGCACCTCAAGATCAGAGTTTAATTGGttgttaaagtattttttgtacagtttttaagaaattaggCAAATTAAACAACAATATGAATAGACAGAATTAAACAGGAATTGCCTGTCTATGCCCAGTGTAATAGAAAGCTACTGCCATAATTTACATTTAGGATATTAGTAATgatgaaaacaaagaaacaattacTGAAGAACAAAATTCTAATCGGcattattataatacttagtattattatgtaaaaaaatgtatattaaaatgcatttcattatttaacaaatagTTAAAACTATTGGTTAATTGCATGATTAAAACTTAACCGtacaatttcatataaaattttttattataaagttaatcgtatatatcaaataaaagccTTCAGTATAACTCATAAGCcgcatacatataaaaattacaaggtgtgataaaaaaaatacctgaaatttttaaatttcccagaCTGTATAAGCAcaattgtcacaattttttttttttttttgttgtgttggtacatttttccataatttatatttacattggtAGCCATATTGGATCCTTAATTTATTGTTGACTGTTGAAAAGATTACACGTTTTGTTATGGTCAGCGATTTTTAACATgtgaaaaaaatagaacaaagaatttgcaataaattttgcttttagagtggaataaagtgcagcagtacattggaaatgttgaatgttgcttttggcgatttgtctatgaataaaacaagcatttGCAAGTGGTATAAACATTTCCAAGACAGCCTGAATATGTTGAACATGATGAGCACCTTGCCCAGCATctggcaaaacaattcatggcaattgcaccACGATAATGTACTTGCTcacatttcattacttgtttgtgaatttttggccaaaaacaacacCGTTGTGAAGCCTCAGCATCCATATTTGCTAGACATGGCTCCCTGTGAATTCTTCCTATTCCCCAATTTGAACTATGAAAGACGATgttttgccaacattgaagagataaagcCAGAATCGCTGAAGGAGCTAAACACCATACCAGAAATTGCTCCAGAGATGCttcaaagattggaaaaagcTCTGGCAAAAATGTATTACATCTGAAAAGGTTActttgaagatgaaaaaaatcaatattgatgaataagtAAAGATTCtttgagaaaaagtaaaattccacatttttttttatcgaacgtagtacaataatgataattatgaaGAACTCAATCATATGTTTAGTTTACATTAATCTCTCCAAGTAAAAAAAAGCCGGCAATTAATTGCATAACTTCCCCATCTGCGCTGATCAAGTTATGTATACAATCATTTTATGCAGtctcaaaaaatatgttttcaacttttttaatttggagTCATGCATCAGGAagcttttttaatgaataaatactcactaaaattaatttgaaacagattatattaatttttttttcttatagctcCCCTAACAAGAGAATgctattaaattactttagttattttattgttaaacaaaatatgttttttgagcgttaaaaattttttattttgtgggcTCCCATACCCAAGGGGAagcattcaggtaaaattaatttttaagaagataaTCCCAAAGTGGTgacagtagatttaaaaaaataactttttaagattattaaaaaaaaaaagataatccaATCCCCGTGTTGGTGTGGTAGCATCCCattctttcatctggaagtcccaggttcaaatcccagtttggcatggtattttcattcactacaaaattcatttatcattcatCTTGTAACTGTAAGAGGGCGTAAGCatgttgttattaattaaataaataaataaaacttctaaataaagttgtaattttgtagGAAGGTGTGAAAATTTTTGGCtacattttttttccaagaaatgttGAAGAGTAAGGCCtatcaaaagattaaaattttacattttaaatgcaaccgGTAGCTTGCGAGAtggatctaaatttaaaatatttttgttaacatagACCATTGAAGTGGGATgggcaaaaaaaatgtatagtggTCTGAAGGCCTATGATGTAGAAATTATAGATACCAAAAAACCCATTaattccttttctgaagcaagatatagctaagaaacaaaaatgtatactatttttttggagaggggtaaatgaatattaaataaatatttttttttaataattggtgaataattggtaaaaaaaattcaatttttgtaagtaaaggtttttgctaaagtgccccagtaaagatttgaatttttatttcgaCCTAAATAGCCCatccttttttccaatttttgtaaaaattttaatacttctttctGCCAAAGGTAATGCTTGtctacaaagtttgaagaaaCTTGGTCAACGGGTTCCatagttataagaccaaatacaggccagcatacatacacacaaacttCTGTCACAGTTGGATGTTTTTTATGTCTCCTTAAGGcaagttttttaaaagaagacccattaaaat
Proteins encoded in this region:
- the RNaseX25 gene encoding ribonuclease X25 isoform X2; translated protein: MNRAVNRNERNINVCTVLIAATLLLLCSITLISRIQKLNTDQEWDILLFVQRWPNTACMEWEEKDGKNCTLPKKSGHWTIHGVWPTKLGTKGPTFCNGSLPFNDTALDDIKDDLNEYWTDVELGGKHKKDGFWRHEWVKHGTCASALETLNSEEKYFKQALAWLNDYNMMQVLMFEQIHPTKTAVGYDAVSIAKAVNDAVGKNPFIHCVHDTLREVK
- the RNaseX25 gene encoding ribonuclease X25 isoform X3, translating into MNRAVNRNERNINVCTVLIAATLLLLCSITLISRIQKLNTDQEWDILLFVQRWPNTACMEWEEKDGKNCTLPKKSGHWTIHGVWPTKLGTKGPTFCNGSLPFNDTALDDIKDDLNEYWTDVELGGKHKKDGFWRHEWVKHGTCASALETLNSEEKYFKQALAWLNDYNMMQVLMFEQIHPTKTAVGYDAVSIAKAVNDAVGKNPFIHCVHDTSYWM